In the genome of Natronomonas salina, the window GGTGTCGTCCGCTACCGTGGACTAGCTCCCGTTCTGACTGCTGCCATCGCCGCCACCGTCTCCGGTCCCGCTCTGGTTCCCGCCGGTTCCGCCACTGCTCTCAGTCTCCGCGTCACCCGGTGTCCGCTCCTCGACCGTCCTGTTGCCCGAACCCCGGGTCGAGTTATCCTCGGGGGCGTACGGGTCGTCCGCCTCCTCGTCGGTCGGGACTCCGCTACCGGATTCGTTACCCTCCTGGGCCACGGAGTCGGTCTCGGTTCCGCCGTCGCCGGAGGCGTTCCCGTCGTCGCCCTCGTCGCCGCCCGGGCTTCCACACCCTGCGAGCGCCGCCGCGAATGCCGCGCCGGTACCAGTGAGGACTCGCCGCCGTGTCGCGTCGTCTGGAACGTTCACGCCGAATGGTTGGACTTCTGAAGTGAAAAGAGGCGGGCCTAAACGCTGAATTTTGCCTCTACCCTCCGGATGGGCCGGGTGTCGGCGACGCTGTCGGTCGATTCGCCGTAGAAGTGCGTCGGCTGGGATTTGAACCCAGGTTGTGACCATGGCAAGGTCACGTGATACCACTACACTACCGACGCCTTTCGCAATCTCTGGTACCGGGGATATGGATAAAAGGCTTGCGGAACCTCGCCCCGTGTGTGAGTTTCCGCCCCGTCAGCCCCCACCACGGGGCTGTCAACGGAAACCACGGCGGTCGAACATCGCGATACTTTTAAGGTAGCATTCGGTAGGACCGTCACAGTCTAGTGAAGGGACGAGGAAGCGTCACGGCATGACACGCAGCGTGCTCGTGCCGTCGTCTCTGACCCGGGAGGCCGAGGACAAACGCGAGGCGACTCGCAAGCTCGGCTACGTCGCACGCGCGGCGGTCATCTTCCGGGTGGATCGGCTCGTCGTCTACCCCGATTCCGGGGGCGACGACGGCCGGTTCGGCGACGGGTTCGTCAGCACCGTGCTGTCGTACGCCGCCACGGCTCCGTACCTCCGAAAGGAGGCGTGGAGCAGGCGGGACGAACTAGAGTACGCGGGCATCCTGCCGCCGCTCCGCGTCCGTTCACAGACCGGCTCCGGATCGGACGGTTCGGGGTCGTTAAGACAGGGAATCGTGACCGAGGTCGGATCTGACGGGCGCGTCCGGGTCAATTGCGGACTGCAACACCCGATCTCCCTCCCCGTCCCTCCATCGATGGAGGTCGCGGAGGGGGAGCGCGTCACCATCAGGGTCTCTTCGAGAGAACCGGTTCGCGCGAAACTCGTGGACGAACCCCTTCCGGGGTTCTCCGTCGAGCGTGCGACCATCGCGGACGCCCTCACCCGCCCCGACGCCGGCGTACGGATCGCCGCGTCGCGGCACGGCGAGGTGCTGACGGTCGACCGTCTCGGCCAGCTGGTCGAGCGGACGACGTCCGACGGACTGACAGTCGCCTTCGGCGCCCCCGAACGGGGGCTGCCGGAGGTTCTGGACTGCCAGCCCGGCGAGGAGACCATCGACGACGACGAACCCACAGCGCGGTTCGACCTTTGGCTCAATACGGTTCCGAACCAGGGTAGCGAGGTCGTGCGGACGGAGGAGGCTCTGTTCGCCACTCTCGCGCCCCTCACACTGGAGTGAGATAAATGCCACAACCAAGCAGACCACGCAAAGGCTCGATGGGCTTCAGCCCCCGCAGCCGTGCGGCCAGTGAGGTCCCGCGATTCAACTCCTGGCCGGACGACGAGGGACAGCCCGGGCTCCAGGGTTTCGCCGGCTACAAGGCCGGTATGAGCCACGTCGTTTCGATCAACGACGAGCCCAACTCCCCCCGCGAGGGTCAGGAGGAGACCGTCCCGGTGACCGTCGTCGAGACGCCACCGATGCGGGCTGTAGCCGTCCGAGCTTACGAAGACACGCCGTACGGGCAGCGTCCACTGACCGAGGTCTGGACCGACGACGTCCACGACGACCTCGAGCGGGCGCTCTCCGTACCTGAAGGACAGTCCGGCGACGCCGAAAGCGAGATCCGCGATGCACTCGACGAGGGTGCCCTCGGGGACGTGCGGGTCATCACCCACACGGTCCCGAGCCAGCTTTCGAGCGTCCCGAAGAAACGCCCCGACGTGATGGAGACGCGCGTCGGCGGCGGCTCGCTGGACGAGCGCGTCGACTTCGCGTTCGACCTCGTCGACGAGGGCGGGGAACACTCCGTGACGGACGTGTTCCGCGCCGGCGAGTACGCCGACGTCGCGGGCGTCACGAAGGGCAAAGGCACGCAGGGTCCCGTCAAGCGATGGGGCGTCCAGAAGCGGAAGGGCAAGCACGCCCGACAGGGCTGGCGCCGACGCATCGGCAACCTCGGCCCCTGGAACCCCTCGCGCGTCCGGTCGACCGTCCCCCAGCAGGGACAGACCGGCTACCACCAGCGTACGGAGCTGAACAAGCGGCTCGTCGACCTCGGCGACGACGACGTCACCCCGGACGGTGGCTTCGTCAACTACGGCGAGGTCGACGGTTCGTACGCGCTGGTGAAGGGCTCCGTTCCGGGCCCCGACAAGCGCCTCGTGCGCTTCCGCCCGGCGGTGCGACCTGCAGACCAGCCGCGCCTCGACCCCGAGGTTCGGTACGTCTCAACCGCCTCCAACCAGGGATAACACATGAACGCAACAGTACGAGACCTGGACGGCGACGACGCGGGCGAGGTCGACCTGCCGGACGTCTTCGAGACGCCCTACCGGCCCGACCTCATCAAGCGCGCGGTGCTCGCCGCCCAGGCCAACCGACAGCAGGACACAGGTACAGACGAGTACGCGGGTCTCAGGACCCCGGCGGAGTCCCACGGCAGCGGCCGCGGGATGGCGCACGTGCCCAGACAGAACGGGCGCGCACGCGAGGTGCCGCAGGCCGTCTCCGGCCGCCCGGCGCACCCGCCGAAGGTCGAGACGGACCGCGGACTCGAGATGAACACCAAGGAGAAGAAGCTCGCCACCCGCAGCGCCATCGCGGCGACCGCGGACCCGGAGCTCGTCGCCGAGCGCGGTCACGCGTTCGACGACGACCTCGAGATCCCGCTCGTCGTGAGCGACGACTTCGAGGACCTCCAGAAGACGAAGGAGGCCGTCGAGTTCTTCGAGACGCTGGGCGTCTACGCGGACGTCGAGCGCGCCGAGGACGGCAAGACGGTCCGGGCCGGCCGCGGGACGACCCGCGGGCGGAAGTACACGCAGCCGAAGTCGCTCCTGGTCGTCACCAGCGAGGAGCCGTCGCTGGCCGCCCGCAACCTCGCGGGCGCCGACGTCGCGACGGCCGGCGAGGTCAACGCGGAGGATCTCGCGCCCGGCACGCAGGCCGGTCGCCTCACGCTGTGGACCGAGAGCGCCGTCGAGGAGGTGGCGGGGCGATGACGCTGAAGCACCCGCTCGTCACCGAGAAGGCCATGAACGCCATGGACTTCGACAACAAGCTGCAGTTCATCTGCGACACCGGCGCCAGCAAGGGCGAGATCGCCGAGGCCGTCGAGCAGCAGTTCGACGTCTCGGTCGCCTCGGTCAACACGCAGAACACGATGAACGGCGAGAAGAAAGCAACCGTCGAACTCGGGGAAGGCGACGACGCACAGGAAGTCGCCTCCCGGATCGGGGTGTTCTGACCGTGGGACGCAGAATCCAGGGTCAGCGACGTGGCCGCGGGACGTCGACGTTCCGCGCGCCGTCGCACCGATACAAGGCGGACCTCTCGTACCGCAACGTCGAGGACTCGGACGTCGTCTCCGGCGAGGTCGTCGGCATCGAGCACGACCCCGCGCGGTCGGCGCCGCTGGCCGACGTGCAGTTCGAGGACGAGGACCGCCGGCTCGTGCTCGCCCCCGAGGGCGTCACGGTCGGCGACACGATCCAGATCGGCGTCTCCGCCGAGATCGCACCCGGCAACACGATGCCGCTGGCGGAGATCCCGGAGGGCGTCCCGGTGTGCAACGTCGAGCGCCAGCCCGGCGACGGGGGCAAGTTCGCCCGCGCCTCCGGCGTGAGCGCGACGCTGCTCACCCACGACCGCAACGCCGCGGTCGTCCAGCTGCCGAGCGGCGAGATGCGCCGGCTGTCCCCGGAGTGCCGCGCCACGATCGGCGTGGTCGCCGGCGGCGGTCGGACGGAGAAGCCGTTCGTGAAGGCCGGCAACAAGCACCACAAGATGAAAGCGCGCGGGACGAAGTACCCGCGAGTCCGCGGTGTCGCGATGAACGCCGTCGACCACCCCTTCGGTGGCGGCGGCCGACAGCACCCCGGCAAACCTAAGAGCATCTCCCGGAACGCGCCCCCGGGCCGCAAGGTCGGCGACATCGCCTCCAAGCGGACCGGACGCGGCGGCAAAGGAGGTAGAGAATGAGTTCGGAATACCAGATCGGCCACGAGGGGGAGTTCTCCTTCCGTGGTCACACGCTCGACGAGCTGCAGGACATGGAGCTCGACGAGGTCGCGGAACTGCTGCCCGCACGCCAGCGGCGAACCATCGCGCGGGGCCTCTCCGTCGAGAAGCAGAAGCTGCTCGAGAAGGCACGGAACGCCGAGGAGGAGGAGACCGCGAACGACCCGATCCGGACGCACCTGCGGGACATGCCGATCCTGCCGGAGTTCGTCGGACTCACGTTCGCGGTGTACAACGGCCAGAGCTTCGAGCGCGTCGAGGTCGAACCCGAGATGCTCGGGCACTACCTCGGCGAGTTCCAGCTGACTCGCACGTCCGTCGAACACGGACAGGCAGGAATCGGGGCCACCCGCTCCTCGAAGTTCGTACCGCTCAAGTAACCATGGGAATCAGCTACTCAATCGACGCGGATCCGGACACGACGGCGAAAGCCATGCTCCGGGAGCGTCACATGAGCCACAAGCACAGCAAGGAGATCGCCCGCGAGATCAAGGGCAAGACGGCCGGCGAGGCCGTCGAGTACCTGGAGGCGGTCGTCGACGAAGAGCGGTCGGTTCCCTTCAAGTCCCACAACACCGGTGTCGGTCACCGCAACGACATCGACGGCTGGGACGCGGGCCGGTACCCGAACAAGGCGTCGAAGGCGTTCCTCGACCTGCTCGAGAACGCCATCAACAACGCCGACCACCAGGGCTTCGAGGGCGAGGCGATGACCATCGCGCACGTCGCGGCGCACAAGGTCGGGGAGTCCCCCGGCCAGAAGCCGCGGGCGTTCGGTCGTGCCTCCCCCTGGAACACCCCGCAGGTCGACGTCGAACTCGTCCTCGAGACCGAGGAGGAGGGTGACGAATAATGGCCGACGAACACCAGTTCATCGAGAACGGGCTCCAGCGGACCCAGATCGACGAGTTCTTCTCGGACGAGCTGAGCCGCGCGGGCTACGGCGGCATGGACGTCGCCAAGACGCCGATGGGCACCCAGATCGTGCTCAAGGCCGAGAAGCCCGGCATGGTCATCGGCAAGGGCGGGAAGAACATCCGGAAGATCACGACGGAACTCGAGGAGCGGTTCGACCTCGACGACCCACAGATCGACGTCCAGGAGGTGGACGAGCCGGACCTGAACGCCCAGATCGTCGCCGACCGGCTGGCCAACGCCCTCGAGCGCGGCTGGTACTTCCGGAAGGCGGGCCACACGACCATCGACCGCATCATGGACTCCGGCGCCCTCGGCGCCGAGATCGTCCTCAGCGGGAAGGTCACGGGCGCCCGCTCGCGCGTCGAGAAGTTCAATCGCGGGTACATCAAGCACAACGGCGAACCCGCCGAGGAGATCGTCGACCACGGTATCGGGACGGCGGTCATGAAGCTCGGCACCATCGGCGTCCAGGTGAAGATCATCCCGCCGAACGCCGAACTCCCCGACGACTTCGAGGTCTACGAGGACATGGAGGTCGAGGACTTCGTCGAGGAACCCGAGGGCGACGTCGAGGAGCTCCTCGAGGAGCCCGACGAGGCCGACGAACCCGACGCGGCCACCGGCACCGAGGCCGAGGGCGCGGAGGCCCGCGGCGAGGCCGAGGAGGCCGCCGACATCGAGGAGGAGGTCGTCGAAGAGGAGATCGTCCAGTCGGAGGCGGCCGACGAGTCCGACGCCGGCCAGACGAAGTCCGGCGTCTCGGAGACGGCGGCCCAGGAGTCCGACGAGGACATCGACGACCTCGAGGACGCCGAGGAGGACCTCGACGAGGACGTCGCCGCCGAGGCGGAGGAACTCGTCGCCGAGATGGAGGGCGAGGGAGACGCGGACGCCGACGAGGAGGGTGAGTGATCATGGCCATCCTGCACGTCGACGAGATCCGCGACATGACGCCCGCCGAACGCGAGGTAGAGCTCGAGCAGCTCGAGACCGAGCTGCTCAACGAGAAGGCCGTCCTGGCCGCCGGTGGCGCCCCGGAGAACCCGGGCCGCATCGGCGAGCTCAAGCGCACGATCGCGCGGCTGAAGACGGTCCAGCGAGAGGAGGGCGATCTGGACGAATGACTCCCGAATCGCTCGTCCGCCACGAACTCGCCGGACTCGACGTCGCCGTCGAGGACTCGCCCAATCCCGACCTCGTCGGGGTAGCCGGGCGCGTCGTCGACGAGACGATGCACACGTTGCTCGTGGCGACGGGCGAGGGAGTCAAGCAGGTGCCGAAGGCCGACGCGACGTTCCGGTTCGACCTAGACGACGCCACAGTGCTCGTCGACGGTGACCGACTCGTCGCCCGGCCCGCCCGGCGCACCGAAACGAATGGAGGTTCACTATGGCAATAGGACTCGACGTAACCAAACCTCCGGAACCCGAAAATCCGGAGGAGTACGACTACGAGACGTGTCCGTTCTACGGTGACCTGCCCGTCCGCGGGCAAATCATCGAGGGGACGGTCGTCTCCAACGACATGGACCGTACGGTCGTCGTCGAGCGAGAGTACGACGTGAAGGTACCCAAGTACGACCGCTACATGAAGCGGCGGTCGCGCATCCCGGCGCACGTGCCGGAGGTACTGGAGCCGCTCTCGGTCGGCGACGACGTGAAGATAGCAGAGACGCGACCGCTCTCGAAGACGAAGAGCCACGTGGTCGTGGAAGTCAAGGAAGGTGAGGAGTGATGGAGGCGCTGAACGCCGACGTCACGCAGGGCCTCGAGAAGGGGTCGCTGATCACCTGCGCCGACAACACGGGCGCCCGGGAGCTGAAGGTCATCTCGATCTCCGGCTACTCCGGCACCAAGAACCGCCACCCGAAGGCGGGCCTCGGTGACAAGGTGACCGTCTCGGTCACCAAGGGCACCCCGGAGATGCGGCGACAGGTCCTCGAGGCGGTCATCATCCGCCAGCGCAAGCCGGTCCGGCGGCCGGACGGCACGCGCGTGAAGTTCGAGGACAACGCGGCGGTCATCGTCGACGAGAACGAGGACCCCCGCGGGACCGAACTGAAGGGCCCCATCGCTCGCGAGGTCGCAGAGCGGTTCGGGAGCATCGCCAGCACGGCGACCATCATCGTATAGCAATGACACGACAACCAACCAAACAGCGCAACCGACAGGAGCGCGCCGCGCTGCACGACAAGCAGAAGCAGGTCCGCGCGCCGCTGTCGCCCGACCTCCGCGAGGAGTACGGCCAGCGGTCCGTCCGCGTCAACGTGGGCGACACGGTCGAGGTCCAGCGCGGCGACTTCGCCGGCGAGACCGGCGAGGTCGTCGACGTCGACCTCCGTGCCGCGGAGATCAACGTCGAGGACGTGACGCTGGAGACGGCGGACGGCGAGGAGGTTCCCCGTTCGCTCGAGGCCAGCAACGTCCAGGTCACCGACCTGGACCTCTCCGACGACGTGCGCGAGGCGCGCCTCGAGGAGGACAACGAATGACGAAGCACCAGAAACGGCTCGCGGTACCGAAGTCGTGGCCGGTCGAGCGGAAGGAGGAGAAGTACACGACGAAGGCGGGCGCGGGACCGCACGGCGAGGAGGGGGTTCCGCTCCTCATCGTCCTGCGCGACGTGCTCGGCTACGTCGACTCGAAGAAGGAGGCGCGCTACGCCCTCGAGCAGGACAGCGTCCTGGTCAACGGCAAGGCGGTCTCCGACGAGCGCATCCCCATCGGGATGTTCGACATCCTGGCGTTCGTCGAACGCGAGGAGTACTACCGCGTGTTCCCGGACGAGGGCGGTCGGCTCTCGCTGACGGCCATCGCCGAGGACGCCGCGCAGTCGAAGCTCGGTAAAATCGCCGGCAAGCAGCAGGTCGCCGGCGGCGACACGCAGCTGACGCTGCACGACGGACAGACGCTGCTCGTCGACGACGACGCCGGCTACAGCACGAACGACTCCA includes:
- a CDS encoding putative RNA uridine N3 methyltransferase; its protein translation is MTRSVLVPSSLTREAEDKREATRKLGYVARAAVIFRVDRLVVYPDSGGDDGRFGDGFVSTVLSYAATAPYLRKEAWSRRDELEYAGILPPLRVRSQTGSGSDGSGSLRQGIVTEVGSDGRVRVNCGLQHPISLPVPPSMEVAEGERVTIRVSSREPVRAKLVDEPLPGFSVERATIADALTRPDAGVRIAASRHGEVLTVDRLGQLVERTTSDGLTVAFGAPERGLPEVLDCQPGEETIDDDEPTARFDLWLNTVPNQGSEVVRTEEALFATLAPLTLE
- a CDS encoding 50S ribosomal protein L3, yielding MPQPSRPRKGSMGFSPRSRAASEVPRFNSWPDDEGQPGLQGFAGYKAGMSHVVSINDEPNSPREGQEETVPVTVVETPPMRAVAVRAYEDTPYGQRPLTEVWTDDVHDDLERALSVPEGQSGDAESEIRDALDEGALGDVRVITHTVPSQLSSVPKKRPDVMETRVGGGSLDERVDFAFDLVDEGGEHSVTDVFRAGEYADVAGVTKGKGTQGPVKRWGVQKRKGKHARQGWRRRIGNLGPWNPSRVRSTVPQQGQTGYHQRTELNKRLVDLGDDDVTPDGGFVNYGEVDGSYALVKGSVPGPDKRLVRFRPAVRPADQPRLDPEVRYVSTASNQG
- the rpl4p gene encoding 50S ribosomal protein L4, producing the protein MNATVRDLDGDDAGEVDLPDVFETPYRPDLIKRAVLAAQANRQQDTGTDEYAGLRTPAESHGSGRGMAHVPRQNGRAREVPQAVSGRPAHPPKVETDRGLEMNTKEKKLATRSAIAATADPELVAERGHAFDDDLEIPLVVSDDFEDLQKTKEAVEFFETLGVYADVERAEDGKTVRAGRGTTRGRKYTQPKSLLVVTSEEPSLAARNLAGADVATAGEVNAEDLAPGTQAGRLTLWTESAVEEVAGR
- a CDS encoding 50S ribosomal protein L23; its protein translation is MTLKHPLVTEKAMNAMDFDNKLQFICDTGASKGEIAEAVEQQFDVSVASVNTQNTMNGEKKATVELGEGDDAQEVASRIGVF
- a CDS encoding 50S ribosomal protein L2, giving the protein MGRRIQGQRRGRGTSTFRAPSHRYKADLSYRNVEDSDVVSGEVVGIEHDPARSAPLADVQFEDEDRRLVLAPEGVTVGDTIQIGVSAEIAPGNTMPLAEIPEGVPVCNVERQPGDGGKFARASGVSATLLTHDRNAAVVQLPSGEMRRLSPECRATIGVVAGGGRTEKPFVKAGNKHHKMKARGTKYPRVRGVAMNAVDHPFGGGGRQHPGKPKSISRNAPPGRKVGDIASKRTGRGGKGGRE
- a CDS encoding 30S ribosomal protein S19, giving the protein MSSEYQIGHEGEFSFRGHTLDELQDMELDEVAELLPARQRRTIARGLSVEKQKLLEKARNAEEEETANDPIRTHLRDMPILPEFVGLTFAVYNGQSFERVEVEPEMLGHYLGEFQLTRTSVEHGQAGIGATRSSKFVPLK
- a CDS encoding 50S ribosomal protein L22, giving the protein MGISYSIDADPDTTAKAMLRERHMSHKHSKEIAREIKGKTAGEAVEYLEAVVDEERSVPFKSHNTGVGHRNDIDGWDAGRYPNKASKAFLDLLENAINNADHQGFEGEAMTIAHVAAHKVGESPGQKPRAFGRASPWNTPQVDVELVLETEEEGDE
- a CDS encoding 30S ribosomal protein S3, with protein sequence MADEHQFIENGLQRTQIDEFFSDELSRAGYGGMDVAKTPMGTQIVLKAEKPGMVIGKGGKNIRKITTELEERFDLDDPQIDVQEVDEPDLNAQIVADRLANALERGWYFRKAGHTTIDRIMDSGALGAEIVLSGKVTGARSRVEKFNRGYIKHNGEPAEEIVDHGIGTAVMKLGTIGVQVKIIPPNAELPDDFEVYEDMEVEDFVEEPEGDVEELLEEPDEADEPDAATGTEAEGAEARGEAEEAADIEEEVVEEEIVQSEAADESDAGQTKSGVSETAAQESDEDIDDLEDAEEDLDEDVAAEAEELVAEMEGEGDADADEEGE
- the rpmC gene encoding 50S ribosomal protein L29; this translates as MAILHVDEIRDMTPAEREVELEQLETELLNEKAVLAAGGAPENPGRIGELKRTIARLKTVQREEGDLDE
- a CDS encoding ribonuclease P protein component 1, with the protein product MTPESLVRHELAGLDVAVEDSPNPDLVGVAGRVVDETMHTLLVATGEGVKQVPKADATFRFDLDDATVLVDGDRLVARPARRTETNGGSLWQ
- a CDS encoding 50S ribosomal protein L14, encoding MEALNADVTQGLEKGSLITCADNTGARELKVISISGYSGTKNRHPKAGLGDKVTVSVTKGTPEMRRQVLEAVIIRQRKPVRRPDGTRVKFEDNAAVIVDENEDPRGTELKGPIAREVAERFGSIASTATIIV
- the rplX gene encoding 50S ribosomal protein L24; amino-acid sequence: MTRQPTKQRNRQERAALHDKQKQVRAPLSPDLREEYGQRSVRVNVGDTVEVQRGDFAGETGEVVDVDLRAAEINVEDVTLETADGEEVPRSLEASNVQVTDLDLSDDVREARLEEDNE
- a CDS encoding 30S ribosomal protein S4e — protein: MTKHQKRLAVPKSWPVERKEEKYTTKAGAGPHGEEGVPLLIVLRDVLGYVDSKKEARYALEQDSVLVNGKAVSDERIPIGMFDILAFVEREEYYRVFPDEGGRLSLTAIAEDAAQSKLGKIAGKQQVAGGDTQLTLHDGQTLLVDDDAGYSTNDSIVVSNEGDEVVAHFTYEEGALVTAVRGAHAGQIGTIDEIQVTPGSSDNNVLIDAENGDDFETIEEYVVVIDENFTGDSGTESEDASGGSREQDGGDGE